Genomic window (Ranitomeya variabilis isolate aRanVar5 chromosome 8, aRanVar5.hap1, whole genome shotgun sequence):
TAAGTGTAGCAATGAAGTTCCTGCATTCAGTTTCGGAGCCCGTCCATAGTACCAGCAAGTCATCGATGTACCGAAACCAACGAAAGACGTTGGTTTTAAAATCCTGCAAAGGGtgcacctgtgtctcctcccaccaacccataaaCAGGTTGGCATAGGAGTTCACACAGCGGGCACCCATGTCTGTACCAGCGATTTGCTTATAAAACACTCTGTCAAACACAAAGTAGCTATTAGATGGAACAAAAGCTAAAAGATCCAAAATAAAGGACTGATGTCTGCGGTCACCTGTTATCTGTTGGTTCAAGAAATATGAGACCGCCTCAATGCCCAATGTGTGTCCGATATAGGTGTACAGTGATGTGACAGCCATCGTGACAAGAATGGTATTGTCAGGAACCGTTAGATCTTGCAGTTGTCGAATCAAGTGGGAGGTGTCCTGGATATAAGAACCTAGATGGATAACAAGCGGTTGCAAAAAGTGATCCAGGTAAATACATGGCCTCTCATACAAACCGCCTATGCCTGCCACGATTGGCCTACCAGGTGGCTCCTGTGTCGATTTGTGGATCTTCGGGAGAAGATATAGGGTAGGAGCAATTGGAGAAGCCGTGGTCAGGAATTTGAATTCCTTATTGTCCAGAACATTGTTGTGCTTGGCGGAGGTGAGgaggcggtccaatttcttcttaaaGTTACCTGTGGGGTCAGAAGGCAGGACTTGATAACAGTTGACATCGCTTAGTTGGCGCCGAGCTTCTTTGAGATACATATCAATGGGCCACAGTACAATATTCCCACCCTTATCAGCCTCCTTTATGATAAACGATGGATTCTCTTTTAATTTTGTCAGGATCTGCCTCTCTTTTGTCCCCAAATTCTCGCCCTGATGTTTTTTGAGCTGGAGTCTGGCCACATCTTGAATTACCATgtcataaaaattttttttttttggtctgacAGGACATTTATGATCATGTGCCTGCGCCGTCTAGCTCTCTCTGATATGTTTGTGTGAACTGGGTTAACATACAGTAGCAACACAGGCATGATTACGCTCGGGGTAAAATATGGCAGGTACTTTTACATTGCGTTCCCCTCCCTCTTGATGGTCCCCACTGGGTGATTGTTTTCTGACCGGCGTTAGTGTATATGGCCAGTGCGCTGGCGCATTTGCGCAATGTATATATTTCCTTATCTCTGGCTTtaccattaggccggtttcacacttgcgtttggagcagctgcggagggctgcggacttcctctgtgaagccccgccctccgccgctagctccgcctacttctgcatgcgcccGGCATGCGGCctatgtacctatatttaacattaggtacgcaggtcgtgcggctgtatgcggaggctgccgcatgcgtcgttttgacgctgcggcgaccagcgtaggacgttgcctgtagcatttttttttaatctgcagcgtcaaaacgacgcatgcggcagcctccgcatacagtcgcacgacctgcgtacctaatgttaaagctaggtacgcaggccgcatgacgGGCGGCATGCagtagtaggcggagctagcggcggagggcggggcttcacgctgCTGTTTCCTAACAGGTGAATATCATTTAGCTCATTTATTCTACATAAATATTGGATCGATACGACACACAGTATGCTAACTCTCCCTGAGGAAGCCGCAACttttgcggcgatacgcgtgggtttcttTTCCCACATCTCCTTCCCTCCTCTCTTTTCCATCGGTACACACATGGTCCTAGCCTGATTTCAACATTTGGATCCCACATGGTGTATGTAATTGATTCTTTCTTTTTTTGACATGCAGGACCTTATCATACTTTGTGGTCTTTTCATTTAGCATGGCTGCATTGGGTAAAGGCCGTTTAGGCATTGATCTTTCTTTGCCTGTGGGGTCCATTCTTCTCTATTGATACCTGTAGGGCTATATGGTACTGTGATACTAGCAGGTCTACGCTTAATTGCTCATATTGTTGTGTTGTTTTGGTCTGTGaaccatgtgtgtatatataactaATTGTTTTTGTATACTAAGGACATTGTATATGGTTATACcacaggccattatattgtattatATGACCAGGCTGGTGTAGTTGGGGATGTGGGTTGtcactcttttcctacattatcatATTAGGATATGACTTGTGTACAAGATTTGTGCGGTTGCTGCACTTTTAATGATTTTATCTGTGTGATGTATCTTTTTGTGTGTTGCATTATTTTTTGTATAAGGTTACAAATAAAAGACTTTGTATTTTTTACATATGGTTGTGGTGCTCCCTTCTGTGTGGACTTGATCTTTCTCTATGGGTTCAGTTGCTATGTTATATTGCAGTTGCAGTTATATATTCAGCGGTGCCCTCAACCCTCACGAATTTATATGCTGTTGGTTTTTCCTTTGGTTTTTCTAGTGGAGTGTTGGCACACTAGTATTTGACTTATATTTATGATTTATTTTCTATTAGTTTGGTGATCTAttgcatatatttttttattgttaggcTCTGTTATTATAATTGTTCTTTGTTCACCATGTATTTGGAGACCAGGGAGTTGGCATGGAGGGGTCAGGTTGAGGACATTTTTGGTTCCATTAGTTATGAGTCCACCCCGGATGGGTCTGTGACTTTTCTATGTTCCGAGATTACTAACCTCCATAAGTCACTCAATAAAACGTGGTGGAATGTTAAGAGCTTAGAGGAGTATAATAAATTAGGTATTGTTCCAAGAGGTTTAAGGGTTAAAATCTTTCCAGCATCGGAGGCGGATAATGAGTTTAAGGGCATGTGGGAGGCAGGCCTTTTAAAATGCTCTTCCATTCTGATGAACCTGCTCATTGACCATGATCGCAAGCTCATGGGGAAGTTAAAGGAGAGAATAAAGGAGAAAGAGATACAGCTAAACACTCTGGATACACAGAGTGTGGTTTCACCGTTTCAGCTTAAGCTAAAAGAGACAATTGAGACCTTGGAGAAAGACATTATACAAAAGAGGAAGTTCCTCCGAGACAAGGGTGATTTTGACAGCCAACAGATTTTCAGATGGACGCATCAGGGTAACGGTCGCTTCAAAAAGTTTTGTAGCCAAGATCAGAGGAAGCATCCACCCCCTGGGGTCGCTGGGGATTCCTCTACTAGCGATTTTTTTTATCTTCAGGCGCAAGCGATCAGGAAAGCGCAATAGAAGAGGTCGCCGAAAATCAATCAAATCCAAAGAAAAAGGGACGAAGGTACCAGACTTGGTCCCCAACCTACAAGAGATCACTGAGACACAACAGGAGGAGGTAACCGTAGGTTTGGATGTCGACAATACAGGTAATCTACAAATTATTAATCTATCTGAGTACATTCTATCTGATGAGGAAAGACGTGTTTTGCCAATGGGACTGTCTTTTTCTCCTATGAATAGACTAGATAAATTTACACTTGTAAAAGATGTGTATCTCTTTTGTAGAAAACTGGTCTTCAAACTTATACATCACCAGCCCTCAATTGTCGATTCTCTGCCTCAGGACGAGAGACAAGTTTTTAACTATCTTGTGCAACTCTCAGAGGAAAATGAGAATTCCAGCACCCGGGATGGCTGCAGGTCTTGGCATCTGCCCTCACAGGTCACGCCGTCCTTCACAGTATCTCCCACCATCCAAAATTTTTTATGACATGGCAAGTCAAGATGTGGACAGACTCCAGCTCAAAAAACATCAGGGCGAGAATTTGGGGACAAAAGAGAGGCAGATCCTGACAAAATTATAAGAGAATCCATCGTTTATCATAAAGGAGGCTGATAAGGGTGGGAATATTGTACTGTGGCCCATTGATATGTATCTCAAAGAAGCTCGGCGCCAACCAAGCGATGTCAACTGTTATCAAGTCCTGCCTTCTGACCCCACAGGTACCTtttaagaagaaattggaccgcctcCTCACCTCCGCCAAGCACAACAATGTTCTGGACAATAAGGAATTCAAATTCCTGACCACGGCTTCTCCAATTGCTCCTACCCTATATCTTCTCCCGAAGATCCACAAATCGACTCAGGAGCCACCTGGTAGGCCAATCGTGGCAGGCATAGGCGGTTTGTATGAGAGGCCATGTATTTACCTGGATCACTTTTTGCAACCGCTTGTTATCCATCTAGGTTCTTCTATCCAGGACACCTCCCACTTGATTCGACAACTGCAAGATCTGACGGTTCCTGACAATACCATTCTTGTCACGATGGCTGTCACATCACTGTACACCTGTATCGGACACACATTGGGCATTGAGGCGGTCTCAGATTTCTTGAACCAACAGATAACAGGTGACCGCAGACATCAGTCCTTTATTTTGGATCTTTTAGCTTTTGTTCCATCTAATAGCTACTTTGTGTTTGACAGAGTGTTTTATAAGCAAATCTCTGGTACAGCCATGGGTGCCCGctgtgcgccctcctatgccaacctttttatgggttggtgggaggagacacaggtgcaCCCTTTGCAGGATTTTAAAACCAACTTCTTTTGTTGGTTTCGGTACATCGACGACTTGCTGGTACTATGGACGGGCTCCGAAACTGAATGCAGGAACTTCATTGCTACACTTAATAGTAATGAGCTAAACATTTCTTTGACAGCTTCACCCTCTATGACATCGGTGGATTTTCTGGATTTGAAGGTGATAAAAGCTGGCAATCGGATCCAAACTAAGATCTTTCGCAAGACTACAGCTGCGAATAACCTTCTTCACTTTTCATGTTTTCACCCCCGACACCTACGCAACAATCTTCCAAAGGGCCAATTTTTGAGGGTAAGGCGCAATTGCAGTCAAGACTCGGATTTTTGTGAGGGGGCACAGGAGCTTACCACTCGATTGTCAAAGAGAGGCTACCCGTGAAAAGTTGTAGCACGAGCTTTTGAGCACTCcaaaaaatcctatatagaaaagaaataccaaacaaTTCTCAAAATATAATCTCTCCAGTAAATACTGCACAACAaacatgtaccccaaaaaaaaatatttactgacaactcaataaatgatttttaatcaaattcattttatttatattaaaaggacattacacaacaattatcattattttattaaAAAGTATTAACCGTTAAAATAACtgaatatatattaaaatatataaaagaaaatatgtatatatatataaatatatagaccgtatgtggggggctgtggtacaCAAAAATCGACTGGCAATAAAATGACAATAAACCAAATAAAGTGCTAATGCAATCACAATCAAAGTTATTTAAATATTAAAAGCACACTCATAAACCGGCCATAATGTGCACATATAATAAAATATACAGAAGAATTGGAGACAAAATTTATCTATAAATAATACAAATACAAGCACCTAATTGATATACAATTGGAAAAAATCCAATAAATgtgtaaataaatatacaaaatatacaatgtaaaaaataataaataataaataataacccaAGTGAATATTAACGGATATATAGTGAATGTGTCTATATAATGTATTTAAGTAAGTAATAATAAatgtctatatatgtatatataataatgAATCAGTAGTGAAAATTGTGAAACaacacaaaatttgcaaaatcataTGTGAGAAAGCTAAAAAAGCAATCACTCTAAATTTTATATAAGTAAACACATAAATACCTGTGAATGTGAATAATAaaagtatatataacatatatatgtgCCAAAATGTGACAATAAATATTAGTGTAAATCAATTATATTGTAGCCAATTGTATATCTATAACACTGCCGTAGTATATATTTGACCCTCCTAATTCTAAAGCACAATAATCAAATCATGCACATAGTATGCAAAAGCAATACAGATGGAAGCCGGACCTTACCAAACGGACAAGTGTACCGCAGCCCACATActgtctatatatttatatatatacatattttcttttatatattttaatatatattccGTTATTTTAACGGTTAataatttttaataaaataatgataattgttGTGTAATGTCCTTTTGAGCACTCCAGACTGAGTGACAGATTGAGTCTCTTGCAGCCAAGGGCTCGGGAAAGCATGTCGaccattgaagggaacctgtcaccccccccccccagtcatttcaaactaaaagagccaccttgtgcagcagtaatgctacattctgacaaggtggctcttttagttctgggtgctgtaactggagaaataatcagttttataatttgtgcctgcgcggccgccctgcttgtgattcccagccccgcagtgatttatgatttattcacattgcggggctgggattcacaggcagggcagccacgcaggcgcagtcagctggactgcatatgaggaaagacggccaactgttatgaccccaatggcgagggtctcagaggaacgtggaagtctgcagaatacaaaaatccagctcatagggcagtggtaactgggttgaccatatatctactcctaacgccaacactagaagtagccggggatcattcctacgttgattctagatgacacgcgccagccggagaatctagctacccctagtagaggaaaacaaagacctttcttgcctccagagaaggggaccccaaagctggatagaagccccccacaaataatgacggtgaggtaagaggaaatgacaaacacagaaatgaaccaggtttagcacagagaggcccgcttactgatagcagaataaagaaaggtaacttatatggtcaacaaaaaccctatcaaaatccacactggaaattcaagaacccccgaaccgtctaacggtccggggggagaacaccagcccccctagagcttccagcaaaggtcaggatatagttttggaacaagctggacaaaaatacaaaaccaaaacaaatagcaaaaagcaaaaggcagacttagctgatataactggaaccaggatcagtagacaagagcacagcagactagctctgataactacgttgccaggcattgaactgaaggtccagggagcttatatagcaacacccctaactaacgacccaggtgcggataaaaggaatgacagaaaaccagagtcaaaaaactagtaaccactagagggagcaaaaagcaaattcacaacagccaacgttcactgcgcctgcaccaggcaggggataagagcgcaggcgccgactACTTTTGAAAATAGCggagaggaggaggcggcgcccggcgccaagaagatgtgagtgacagctgtgtgctgtctgaagcaggggggaaacgccggcccacttgactgaggagcaggtatttcagacaaattataactgattatttctcaagttacagcacccagaactaaaagagccaccttgtcagaatgcagcattactgctgcacaaggtggctcttttagtttgaaatgactggggggggtgacaggttccctttaatctgattACAACATTTAACGACCAATGGCAGGATGTTTATGACATCCTGGGTAAACTTTGGGGGATACTTTTGAATGAGTCCAAACTGAGGCCCTTTTTTTCAGACAAACCAAGAATTGTTGCTAGGAGAGCTAAGAATCTCAAGGATACTCTCACCACCAGCCATTTTAAGAGGCCAATTGTGGGATTAGGGACAGGAAATCGGATAAAGGGGACATTTCCCTGTGGGAACTGCAATGTATGCCCGTATATGACTGCTACTGACATTTTAACTCTGCCGATTTTTCCAGGGGAGGAGAAAACCAGGCAATACTCCAACTGCAGATCAAGGAACGTGGTTTACTTATTGATTTGCACATGCCCGAAGATATATGTCGGACAGACAACCCAGGAAGTAATGTGAAGGGTTCAACAGCATATGTCAAATATCATCAACGCCAGGGTGGATATTGAGAAAGAAAAAATTGTTTCATCTGTTGCACTCTATTTCCTGAGACATCATAATAGCAGACAGCGGGATATACGCATTATGGTCGTCGATCAAGTTCGGAGCAATATCCGTGGTGGAGATCTGACAAAAGAGCTCCTCCAACGAGAGTCACGGTGGATCTACAATCTTAACAGCATGTCACCAAATGGACTTAACGAGGAGCTCTTATTCacaggctttaacccctttctgacatcggacgtactatcccgtcgaggtggggtgggcccgtgtgaccaccgacgggatagtacgtccagcgctggGGGGAACGTggccgatcgcggacgggtgtcagctgactatcgcagctgacatctggcactatgtgccaggagcggtcacggaccgcccccggcacattaacccccggcacactgcgatcaaacatgatcgcagtgtaccggcggtacagggaagcatcgcgcagtgagggggctcatctctttctcgcgtttcatcgcgttgctccgagggtctcatctctttctccctgcagcaggcctggatccaagatggccgcggcatctgggttatgtagggaggtggcttcactgcgcctgctcagagcaggcgcggggaagcctccaggagctgtgcatgtcagatcgccgatctgacacagtgcacagcaaagtgtcagatcggcgatcttacactataacatgatgccccccctggggcaatgttatagtgtaaaaaaaaaaaaaatattcacatgtgtaaaaaaaaaaaataaaataaaaaaatccccccccccaaaaaaaaaacaatattgttcctataaatgcatttcttaatctaaattaaaaaaaacaataaaagtacacatattttgtatcactgtgtccgtaacgacccgacttataaaacattcccactagttaaccccttcagtgaacaccgcaaaaaaaaaagaggcaaaaaacaacgctttattaccataccgccaaacaaaaagtggaataacacgcaatcaaaaagatggatataaataaccatggtaccgctgaaaacgtcatcttgtccctcaaaaaaagagccgccatacagcatcatcaaagaaaaaataaaaaagttatagtcctcagaataaagtgatacaaaaataattttttttctataaaatagtttttatcgtataaaagcgccaaaacattaaaaaaatgatataaatgaggtatcactgtaatcgtactgacccgaagaataaaactgctttatccattttactaaacgcggaacggtataaacgcctcccccaaaagaaattaatgaatagctggtttttggtcattctgcctcataaaaatcggaataaaaagcgatcaaaaagtgtcacgtgcccgaaaatgttaccaataaaaacgtcaactcgtcccgcaaaaacaatacctcacataactctgtggaccaaaatatggaaaaattatagctctcaaaatgtggtaacgcaaaaaatatttttgcaataaaaagcgtctttcagtggctggcagtcataaaaatccgctaaaaaacccgctataaaaataaatcaaaccccccttcatcacccccttagttagcgaaaaatttaaaaattaattttttttatttatttctattttcccattagggctagcattagggttagggttggggctagggttaaggctacagttagggttggggctaaagttagggttagggttggggctaaagttagggttagggtttggattacatttacggttgggattagggttaagggtgtgtcagggttaggggtgtggttagggttaccgttgggattagggttagggatgtgtttggattagggtttcagttataattgggtggtttccactatttaggcacatcaggggctctccaaatgcgacatagcgtccgatctcaattacagccaattctgtgttgaaaaagtaaaacagtgttccttccattccaagctctaccgtgcgccgaaacaggggtttaccccaacatatggggtatcaacgtactcaggacacattggacaacaacttttggggtccaatttcttctgttacccttgggaaaatacaaaactgggggctaaaaaataatttttgtggaaaaaaaatattttttcttttcacggctctgcattataaactgtagtgaaacacttgggggttcaaagttctcacaacacatctagagaagttccttggggggtctagtttccaatatagggtcgctTGTGGGggattctactgcttaggtacattaggggctctgcaaacgcaatgtgacacctgcagaccaatccatgtaagtctgcattccaaatgatgctccttcccttccgagctctgccatgcgctcaaacggtggttccccccacagatCATGGTGGTGGTTTCCCCCAcagtaaagatcatttttgtgaaaaaatatgattttttatttttgcggctctgcattataaacttctgtgaatcacttaatgggtcaaagtgctcaccacacatctagaaaagttccttagggggtctattttccaaaatggtgtcacttgtgggggggggtttcaatgtgtaggcacatcaggggctctccaaacgcaacatggcgtcccatctcaattccagtcaattttgcattgaaaagtcaaatggcgctccttcgcttccgagctctgccatgcgcttaaacagtggtttacccccacatatggggtatcagcgtactcaggacaaattgtgcaacaagttttggggtccattttctcctgttacccttggtaaaataaaacaaattggaactgaagtaaattttttgtgaaaaaaagttaaatgttcatttttatttaaacattccaaaaattcctgtgaaacacctgaagggttaataaacttcttgaatgtggttttgagaaccttgaggggtgcagtttttagaatggtgtcacacttggttattttctatcatatagacccctcaaaatgactgcaaatgagatgtggtccctaaaaaaaaaaatggtgttgtaaaaatgagaaattgctggtcaacttttaacccttataactccctaacaaaaaaaattttggttccaaaattgtgctgatgtaaagtagacatgtgggaaatgttacttattaagtattttgtgtgacatatctctgtgatttaattgcataaaaattcaaagttggaaaattgcgaaattctcAAAATTTGCCAAATCTccgttcttttcacaaataaacgcaggtaatatcaaagaaattttaccactatcatgaagtacaatgtgtatgtatatgtatatatatatatatatatatatatatatatatatatatatatatatatatactagatggtggctcgatacgaatgcattgggtattctagaatatgtatgtatgtacatcgcgctgtgagtgggggttaaattccacgccaatatcgctgattgctcgcagccggccgcgtagtatatagcacagcccatgtagtatatagcacagcccacgtagtatatagcacagcccacgtagtatatagcacagcccacgtagtatatagcacagcccacgtagtatatagcacagcccacgtagtatatgacacagccacgtagtatatagcacagccaatgcactagatggcacagcccacgcagtagatggcacagcccacgcagtagatggcacagcccacgcagtagatggcacagcccacgtagtagatggcacagcccacgtagtagatggcacagcccacaaaaagaattaaaataaactgttatatactcaccttccatcgtccaccgaagctgtcccgctccttgcgatgcggccggcagctgccgttcccagagatgcattgcaaaattacccagatgacttagcagtcttagccagagaccgctaagtcatctgtgtaatttcgcaatgcatctctgggaacggaagctgccgagagcatccggaggagcgggaaagctgcggaggcgacggaaggtcagaatagcatgattttttattacttttaccattatatctttctactattgatgctgcacagccagcatcagtagtaaatagttggtccgggatggggagtagttaggggccaattcgcggccagactgccggTCGCGATTAATAagcgactcgggatttccgttacagacaaagacagacaaacagacagacgtaCCCCttagattatccatctatctatataatcatctatctatagatatatttatagatatatttatatctatagatacatagatatactaaacatctgacttggtattatctatcgtatctattatctgtctatcatctatttatctattatctatctatcgatatatctatcgatagatatatttatagataatagatacgatagatagatcgatacgaaagagctatctatctattatctatcccatatctatcatctatctatcgatttatctgttatctatcatctatctgtctgtgtgtgtaaacattattcttcaatggagtatgtaaatgaagaggttggacaagaaatgacatcaccctttCTTTTtgggtatatctttattgagcttaaaaaaatacacacaaatccgcatgaaatctTGCGCCGGAAAATTCGATAGTGGAAGCTGCAAATACTAGGATTGACTCATATTGTGACCTGCACGCTGATAAGGATTTTGTGATTATATCATGCAATAGTCTCAATGAAATGGGGCGATGACATTCCTGACTAGGCtggagccttttccagcctttaactGCTTGTTTGATGAAAAAGACCTTAGTAACGTCCGACCACCCCGTTAGTTGGAAGAAAAAAGCTATCACCCGATAAAAACCGTTGCACAGATGTACCCGGCTCGTCTCTTTGCCTGAGCCGATTCAAAAATTC
Coding sequences:
- the LOC143788937 gene encoding uncharacterized protein LOC143788937 isoform X2; the encoded protein is MCISFVENWSSNLYITSPQLSILCLRTRDKFLTILCNSQRKMRIPAPGMAAGLGICPHRSRRPSQYLPPSKIFYDMVPFKKKLDRLLTSAKHNNVLDNKEFKFLTTASPIAPTLYLLPKIHKSTQEPPGSSIQDTSHLIRQLQDLTVPDNTILVTMAVTSLYTCIGHTLGIEAVSDFLNQQITGDRRHQSFILDLLAFVPSNSYFVFDRVFYKQISGTAMGARCAPSYANLFMGWWEETQVHPLQDFKTNFFCWFRYIDDLLVLWTGSETECRNFIATLNSNELNISLTASPSMTSVDFLDLKVIKAGNRIQTKIFRKTTAANNLLHFSCFHPRHLRNNLPKGQFLRGRRKPGNTPTADQGTWFTY
- the LOC143788937 gene encoding uncharacterized protein LOC143788937 isoform X1; the encoded protein is MCISFVENWSSNLYITSPQLSILCLRTRDKFLTILCNSQRKMRIPAPGMAAGLGICPHRSRRPSQYLPPSKIFYDMVPFKKKLDRLLTSAKHNNVLDNKEFKFLTTASPIAPTLYLLPKIHKSTQEPPGRPIVAGIGGLYERPCIYLDHFLQPLVIHLGSSIQDTSHLIRQLQDLTVPDNTILVTMAVTSLYTCIGHTLGIEAVSDFLNQQITGDRRHQSFILDLLAFVPSNSYFVFDRVFYKQISGTAMGARCAPSYANLFMGWWEETQVHPLQDFKTNFFCWFRYIDDLLVLWTGSETECRNFIATLNSNELNISLTASPSMTSVDFLDLKVIKAGNRIQTKIFRKTTAANNLLHFSCFHPRHLRNNLPKGQFLRGRRKPGNTPTADQGTWFTY
- the LOC143788937 gene encoding uncharacterized protein LOC143788937 isoform X4, which translates into the protein MCISFVENWSSNLYITSPQLSILCLRTRDKFLTILCNSQRKMRIPAPGMAAGLGICPHRSRRPSQYLPPSKIFYDMVPFKKKLDRLLTSAKHNNVLDNKEFKFLTTASPIAPTLYLLPKIHKSTQEPPGRPIVAGIGGLYERPCIYLDHFLQPLVIHLGSSIQDTSHLIRQLQDLTVPDNTILVTMAVTSLYTCIGHTLGIEAVSDFLNQQITASPSMTSVDFLDLKVIKAGNRIQTKIFRKTTAANNLLHFSCFHPRHLRNNLPKGQFLRGRRKPGNTPTADQGTWFTY
- the LOC143788937 gene encoding uncharacterized protein LOC143788937 isoform X3 produces the protein MRIPAPGMAAGLGICPHRSRRPSQYLPPSKIFYDMVPFKKKLDRLLTSAKHNNVLDNKEFKFLTTASPIAPTLYLLPKIHKSTQEPPGRPIVAGIGGLYERPCIYLDHFLQPLVIHLGSSIQDTSHLIRQLQDLTVPDNTILVTMAVTSLYTCIGHTLGIEAVSDFLNQQITGDRRHQSFILDLLAFVPSNSYFVFDRVFYKQISGTAMGARCAPSYANLFMGWWEETQVHPLQDFKTNFFCWFRYIDDLLVLWTGSETECRNFIATLNSNELNISLTASPSMTSVDFLDLKVIKAGNRIQTKIFRKTTAANNLLHFSCFHPRHLRNNLPKGQFLRGRRKPGNTPTADQGTWFTY